A DNA window from Hevea brasiliensis isolate MT/VB/25A 57/8 chromosome 2, ASM3005281v1, whole genome shotgun sequence contains the following coding sequences:
- the LOC110638059 gene encoding LOW QUALITY PROTEIN: acidic endochitinase (The sequence of the model RefSeq protein was modified relative to this genomic sequence to represent the inferred CDS: substituted 1 base at 1 genomic stop codon), with product MLLALVFRSDAGRIVVYWGQDEREGTLTATCATGQYQIVNIAFLSKFGNAQKPRIDLAGHCDAASNGCQKISKDIKYCQNRGIKVMLSIGGSDGSYNLTSADDARTVANYLXNKFLGGHSNSRPLGDAVLDGIDFDIEKGSGTHYAALAGRLSQLSRNRRKKVYLTAAPQCPFPDQYINGALSTGLFDYVWIQFYNNPSCEYSSSNPGKFKRSWIKWKSSIPARKFFVDLPASHAAAGNGFAPTNELVSKVLPFVKGSSKYGGVMLWDRYNDLKNEYSSKIKGSV from the coding sequence ATGCTGCTTGCTCTGGTTTTCAGATCTGATGCTGGACGCATTGTGGTCTATTGGGGCCAGGATGAGAGGGAGGGCACACTTACTGCAACGTGTGCCACAGGACAATACCAAATCGTCAACATAGCATTCCTTTCAAAATTTGGCAATGCCCAAAAGCCTCGAATCGATTTAGCTGGTCATTGCGATGCAGCCTCTAATGGTTGCCAGAAGATCTCGAAGGACATCAAATATTGCCAAAACCGAGGCATTAAGGTAATGCTTTCAATTGGAGGTAGCGATGGCAGCTACAATTTAACTTCTGCTGATGATGCTAGGACTGTCGCCAACTATTTGTAGAACAAATTCCTCGGAGGACATTCGAACTCACGGCCTTTAGGCGACGCCGTGTTGGATGGTATAGATTTTGACATCGAGAAAGGTAGTGGAACTCACTACGCTGCACTTGCAGGAAGATTGTCCCAGCTCAGCCGAAACAGGAGGAAGAAAGTCTACTTAACTGCGGCACCACAATGTCCGTTCCCTGATCAATACATCAACGGTGCACTTTCCACTGGGCTATTCGACTATGTTTGGATCCAATTTTACAACAATCCTTCCTGTGAGTATAGTTCTAGCAATCCTGGGAAATTTAAGAGGTCCTGGATTAAATGGAAGTCATCTATTCCAGCTCGTAAGTTCTTTGTTGATCTTCCGGCTTCTCATGCTGCTGCTGGCAATGGTTTTGCGCCCACAAATGAGCTTGTATCTAAAGTACTGCCTTTTGTTAAGGGCTCTTCTAAATATGGGGGTGTCATGCTTTGGGATCGCTACAATGATCTGAAGAATGAATATAGTTCCAAAATTAAGGGCAGCGTTTAG